The segment TTTGATCTCTGGGCTTGTTCGCCTCTTCAACACCGATAACTATAGCCCATAACTATATACACGGCTTTTATTCATTATCGTTATCTATCTCTACGCGATAAGGAATAATAATCTCGAgagttgaaataattaatttcatattcaattcATGCTATAGCtttgtttatttcatttttcatacaAAATCGACATATAATAAAAGGTTTATACATAAGTTAAATTTACTAAACAATGTCATGTTTTgctaaattattttgttattgaagGATCTCTTGCTAATGTTTCTTGTGTCATTACATAATTCTTTTGATGTCTACTTTTACaatccttttttcttttctttaaatattaatCCACTTATaaccaaaaaatcaaataaaatataataattatcacAGACATCTTAAATGATATTCAcatcaaaatgaaaaagagatatATAGAGTCTTATAATGCATACTTAAATTCATATAGTATACATGCTTTTGAAGTTTAATATGACATAACATGAAAGATAAATTATCgtcacaaaaaagaaaaagtctaaaattaattttattaaataagtcataaataGAACATGGCATATCTTACAAAATCATTAGTGGGTACGGTGGGGGCCAGTCTATTGTCTTTATTACATTACCAAGTCAAACATCAATGCCTTGGAaaactattttatcaaatattgaaTCTAAATTAAATAGAAACTTAATATATTATgggatatttttattttcaattttcttttctttttactttcaaAAATCTGCAAAATCTGATGTAGTATATAACactttgaattttatgaatagTGACCCCTCACCTCTATTTAATTTTCATTGCGTCATATTTGAATCAGATCATAAATATACTTTAATTGTTTCACTTAATATCAAGATGTAAcaacataaacatattttaacttGTCATTCACTTCAACGaagtaaatcaaaatatttatcatctaaattttaaaataattaggtcATGCAATGAAAAATTAGAAAGGGAACTTTGAATTAATGGCGAAGCtatgttattttatgtgatCTATACTGAGTTTGTAAGTCAATTCGTAAAATCACTTATATTATAATTCGGCATATGTTGTGTCCCAAATGGTCAATGAAAAGTAGGCAaaccaccaaaaaaaaaaacaatatatctAGTTCGTATAACtctcttttaaaaaaacaaatttacaCTATACTATCTACTCAATCTAGTTAGTATtactcacttttgaaaaaaaacaattacaCTATGCTATCTATTAATTGAATGATCCAATAATACTCCATACACATATTGAGTTTGAGAAAAAATCAAGTTGCAAATATAGATAGATTTATCTTAAGCGAAAAAAGGCttgatgtataattttattttgaaaaaattatgaaaaatataaagatttattagttattataagtatatatttaattttgcacactattaatataatttaaaaaaatatattttttcactaaATTCCTGATTCCGCGATCAATTGCAAATGCACTAGTCAAACATGATTGTACCTTAGAGATtcacatgtttttttaattttttttaaatatatatatatatagtttttctttttccaaaaaaagaaagaaaaaagaggaagaGAATCCAAATATAGTTTGCTTCTAGAAATCCATCAATTGTtttgaatgaatatttttatttctttttgtgcTTAGGAATGATTTCCAAAACAACTCTATCAATAACATAATGAAGGCAATTATTTAATATTGATCgattcaaaatatgatttaatcaaatataataagGTATTCAATTTTTGCGAATATGAGATTCAAAATGTTATATCATTTATAATCagtttaatatatatactttatatatttatatttttatcaacttattcattgacacatatatatatatatatacgaggACAATTAATATTATTCGATATTTAAAATTACtcctaaaaaatgaatattaaagtcattaattgattttaatataaGTAGTTAAGAGTTTAGAATGCCTCCTAACTCCTAAGAAGATATTAAAAAGGCAAGTTATCTTATACCATTGACTGCTCCTAGTCTACAAATAGTTCATAGtagttaatttttctttattaaaaaactaGGTAAAGGACaagttttatatttctttattgGAAGCAATATAGATTCTAatacaaacattaataattactccaaaactattttttaaagggaaaaaatttTTGGGCTAGAATATTTGGTTAGAATGgtgaaataacatattttacactatgttattttattcttttaatttttttaattaaaaaagaaaaaaaattaatttattttaaaataaaaataatattacaaactTCTTAAATACCTAACCAAATACACTGGCCATTTTGTAAAACCTTTTTAAAGAtaatcaaaactcaaaatctGTGATCTCCACTATGACTTCTACTTGTTTCCAAATCAAATGttacattaaaattatatttaaatatatttattggtGGAAGatactttttctatttttaattatttgttaatttttggattgacacacctattaagaaaacaattattGATATAGTGactcataaatcatatatactCTTATTGTTATACAAATGATCACATATACCATTTTTCTCTAACGAAAGTAAAAAATAGAGACCGATGGAATATGAACTAGAGGAAGAggtatcttttttatatatatataaacgtGAAATGagctaaaataatatttattttgatgcaGAGATAAGGAAGTACTCACTGTTTGGTCTTTAGGACTGTAAACAAGTACACCAAACAACCCTTTAATGTCACATTTCTTGTTTGGTCTTGTGAATTTAAGTCTACAACTATAACCAAAATCATACTACTATATTAATGTGTTGCATTTATCGCCATTTTTTTAACACTATTTTCTTGCTTAGCAAATATTACTATACTTAGGCGGATTCTCCAAATCCCATGTGCAATTAAAATTACAAACTTTGTTATTTACTCCATTTTCTTGGATCTCTCTATGAATtgtctttttctaattttctatatatttacCAACATGTTatgttgaattaaaagaaaaaaaaacaagaagatttagttttttttttgtgtttgagaAAATGAGTAGTATTACTTATTCTAATTTGATATTGAAGAAGACAGAATCAAGAATCAGTGGTGGATCTCATTTACAATATAATGGACTTAGAGCTATTGAAACTGTAAAATTGACAGCAAACTCTGCTTCTTGTAAGCCAAAAGGTATTATATGATcttcttgattatttttctttttttgatgatATATTAGTAGACAGAAGAGACGGATTCAGGATTTGAAGTTACGAGTTTGGAAATGAGTGTGATGTTACTATGTTAAATgtacactatttttttttagatgtaTGTATAGTTCGAGCTGAAAGCAATAGATTCAGTTGAGCACACAATCCGGTCTTTGTTTGTAGGACTAGATATATGGAGGAATTTTAGTAGCTCAGTTGGTTAGTTTAGTTACTGAATCCCACCTTGGTAGTGAGAGTTTGGTTCTTCACCTTGTAAAAATTGAGTATGATATTGCCTAACAATGTGGAGAAAAAGTGGGAATTTGATGTTTGTCTATCGGAAACAATGTCTCTACCTTGGGGGTAAGATCTGTGTACACTCCATTATCGACAAATCCTACTTGTGGGATCACAtaggatatgttgttgttgttgttgttaatgatGTTTGTTTGAATAAACTGCTGATCTTAGAGTGATTTACTGTTTCTGAATACTCTGTGAGGAAGTTGTCACATGTTCGAGACGTGGTAGGCTGCCTACATTGCACCCCTTGGAGTGAGGCTCTTCACCGAGCCCTGGGTGAACGTGGGATCCTTCACCCCTTTGGTTTTACTGATGATATCTTTCCCTTGCATTTGTATTTCCAGCCTATTAACTTTCGTTCGTGAATAATGTAACTTCATTGCTCTGCTGGATGTTTGTTTTAGGTGTGTTTGATACCAAGAAAAATGTTATCCTAaaagtatgtgtatatattcTGGACAGATACTATATGGGAGGTGGGAGTGGAGTAGCGGTGTGAGGTGGTGGGGATGGGGCTACGGgcgtggggtggggtggggtgaaGATGAGGTGTGTTGGAGGGTGGGGAGGACACAAAAGTTTAGAACGTCAATTGTGAAACTTGTTTCCTCTACTTCTACTTGTCGAACACACCCTTTGTGTTGATGTTTGGATTTTTCTTATTATCATTGTTCTAACTTCTTAGTTTTCCGTTATATCATGAGAATAAACATTGTGGCAAAGTTTGGTTTGTTCTAATGTTCTGTGAATTTATCGTCAATGATTCTAATCACTGAGATGTTTTATCATAGCTGTAAAATGTGGAAGAATCAGAGCCATGGCCTCTCCAGCTGTTTCAGCTCCCAAGAGAGAGACGGACCCGAAGAAAAGGGTTGTCATAACTGGAATGGGACTTGTTTCAGTCTTTGGAAGTGATATCGACAATTTTTACAACAAACTTCTTGAAGGGCAGAGTGGAATCAGTTTAATAGACTCTTTTGATGCCTCAAATTACTCAGTTAGGTTCGCGGGACAGATTCGTGATTTCTCTTCCGAAGGTTACATAGACGGAAAGAATGATCGTCGTTTAGATAACTGCTGGAGATACTGTCTCGTTGCTGGAAAGAGAGCCCTTGACGATGCTAACCTTGGCCAACAAGTTCTTGAAACTGTGAGTTTATTTATTGGTAGTAAGAAAAATTTGAGATGTAAATGATCAAAAGCATAAAATGTAACTTGAATTTGTATGTTGCAGATGGACAAAACGAGGATCGGTGTTTTGGTTGGGTCGGGGATGGGAGGTTTAAATGTTTTCAGTGACGGGGTGGAAGCGTTGTTGCAAAGAGGATACAAGAAAATTAGTCCATTTTTCATTCCTTACTCTATCACCAACATGGGATCAGCATTGTTGGCTATAGAAACCGGACTAATGGGACCGAATTACTCTATTTCAACGGCTTGTGCATCTGCCAATCACAGCTTTTGCGCAGCTGCGAATCATATAAGAAGGGGTGATGCAGATATTATGGTAACAGGTGGAACGGAAGCTGGTGTTACAGCTACTGGTGTTGGTGGCTTCATAGCTTGTCGGGCCTTGTCTCAAAGAAATGATGATTATGAAAAGGCTTCAAGGCCATGGGACACGAATCGTGATGGATTTGTCGTTGGTGAAGGCTCTGGTATCCTGGTATACAGATCAATTCGACTACTTCTGCTTTTGCTTTGACTCTTATCTTGTCATGTTTGTTCATAATCATCGCTTAGTGACTTGATTGAGTTATTTCCACATAAACAGGTCATGGAAAGTTTGGAGCACGCGTTGAAAAGAGGTGCTAATATCATCGCAGAGTACTTGGGAGGAGCAGCTACTTGTGATGCTCATCACATGACCGATCCTCGGCCTGATGGACTTGGAGTTTCGTCTTGCATTACTAAGGGTTTGTTAGATGCCAGAATTTCTCCAGAAGAGGTAACACTCTTCGTTCATTTTCTGATCGAAAATGTTATAAACTATGTATATACtgttataatacatatttctACATTAATTCTGAGTAGGTGAACTATATAAATGCTCATGCAACATCAACTCTTGCTGGAGATTTGGCTGAGGTCAATGCCATCAAGAAGGTCTTCAAAGATACCTCGGAAATCAAAATGAACGGGACAAAGGTGAAAATAACTTTCATTCTACCAATAGACTCGAAATTCATTTCAAACTAGAACGAAAAGAAACAATCTGTTCTTCTTATAAGACCTATATACTATCCTTATTCTGCTGTTATCTGAAGCTCATCTGATTCGTATATTTGAATGACAACGAGTACTTAAGTACTGAATCAAGttatgtttgttgttgttacttATTAGTCGATGATTGGTCATGGACTTGGGGCTGCTGGTGGAATTGAAGCCATTGCAACCATCAAAGCAATCACAACAGGATGGCTTCATCCAACCATCAATCAACATGTACTACTCACTAACATCTCTGTTTCAACACGTTCTGATTCTCCGATATATGTCAACTGTTCTTTAACCATTCCGAGACTTATTTCACTATTTTCGTTTGTAGGAATTAGAACCCCGGGTCACGATTGACACCGTCCCAAATGTGAAGAAACAACATGAAGTGAACGTTGGTACGTCTGTTTATCCTGAATCTTAGTACACAATTCTCACCTCGACAAAGTTAGCTAATAGTATTTTTGTACACTCTAAGTATCTTTAGTTTATggccacaagattcaaaagtcttattTGATTTCTTGAACTCCGTATCAAGTCAAAATCAGACAAAGAAATTAAAGCAGGGGGAGTAGTAATAAAGTACTCATAAAACAGTGAAAGAATGAGAAGAATTGAAAAGCAAAACACTTATAGACAGACAGAATATTGCTTTgaacttttcaaaaatgcattGTTGGAGGATCCGAAAGAGGGTGCaacaacatttttggagagtcaGAGCAACATAGATATTCACAGGACCCTCATTTCATCTTTTTATGCAGGTATCTCCAACTCGTTCGGATTCGGAGGACATAATTCAGTGGTTGTTTTTGCACCTTACAGGCCTTGAACAAAAGTTTAAGACAAACTATTTGGAGaagttcataattttatttaaaatgtaagctatgaaattaaaattttagataGATTGGTTTGTCTTTTTTACCCACAGCAAATGTCAGATGGATGGATGAATAAGAAATTATTTCATCTTGTGAAAAATTATGTCTTTATCAATAAACTTCTCAATCATAATAATCGATCGACAAGAGAAGGTTACTCGGATGGTAAACACTCTCCACTTTCAACAGTGAGTTAGTGAGTTAATATGAGCATTCAACTTAAAATCTTCAGATATTTTTATATGTCTATGTGGCATAAATACGTTAGTACTaataaaagtattataataataatcgGTCGACAAGAGAAGGTTATTCGGATGGTAAACACTCTCCACTTTCAACACTGAGGTAGTGAGTTAACATGAGCATTCAACTTAAAATATTCGGATATTTTTACATGTCTATGTGGCATGTATACGTTATACTaataaaagtattataataatatttacattagcACGCTTAAACCATTCGACCATTTACGAAATATATAGATTATGTTTGTTTTAtactaaatatacatatattatacatatctACGTATATACAACCTAGACACTATATGGTGTTATACTATGGGCTGTGGGCTTATATCCTAATTTTACCGGACTGACCCACAAACGAATTGTGGGCTTGGGCTTTTGTGGTTTCACTCATATTTATGTTCtttaactcaaaatatttccaaataaatattttttatttgtgacTATATTTAGCCACAATATAGAAAAAAACAATAGTTCTATTaggtattaaaaattattttaaaaaataaaattaaatattaaaaaaataaaataaaattttagctcatccatttcaattttaaataatttttaaatgaatcAATAATCTGTCGATTTAtttattaagtatattttaattCGCCTAAATGCGACCTAACTCAATCAATGTGCAGACTCAAACTTAAAATAAGCAAAAAAGAACCAGCAtgtttttggtttttatttattttggtggCCAGTAAATTAAACATTACATGGTTTATACGTCATCATCCCAATTATAATTTGCACAAGTTGCTAGCATCTAGCTAAGCTTGCAATTTATTTAAGCCAAAGCTTCAATTATCATGCCTTTTCAcatactataaaaataaaaaaataaaacatagttATATAATTATATCCGGTTGTTTTTCATTCAATATTCAGTATTCATATTGTGTCCCAACTAATCTAGGATCGTTTTATATAAAGAAGGCATTCACtatcaaaaaaattcttcaagaaaCGAACTTTATATCTCTAATTAACAGTGGAAGGATTCAATTAATCATGTCTCacctttttaatttatatgaaaatattatatttatatagtagtaaaatatttatccaCTTATCAATGTATTAGCCAAAAAGAGAAATTATCAATCGACttatcaaacataaaatatatgtgTTATGATTAGGCAAATGACATATCAATTATACTTTTATAGAAAAATCCAAATATATAAGGTCCTTTCAAGCTCATTTACCACAAACTTTTCTTGAACAAGAGATCAAAACTTTGGTTTAATGTTGGAATATACCTTGAGATTATTCTTAATCCTAAtcattttttagtatttaatgttgattaaaaataggaaaaatatttaCTTCGAATTCTtgcaaatataaaattctaatTGTCACTATTTTTGCCACTTCCAAATGTCCGGGAAATTCTTCCCAATATAGTTAAAGTTAATTATTGCATCTTAATTCCTTGTGCTCCATGAGTTAGTATATGTTGTTAATCATCTAAGCTAATACCTTTGGTATGTTTGGTTGGAAGAATATTAACGTTATAACTTATTTTCAGATGTTTGGTAATATATATAGACAATCACTTATTGGATGGGAGTTGACATTGAATATCaattataaaacttattttCCCAAATGTTTACTGGGaagttaatttttaagaaatttatcgtcattgagaaaatattttttccactACATTTTGACAATTCAAACAAGGAAAAGTTAGAAAATAGTTTCATCTATACCTACCACATCATTAATATCAATTGGAATGATCTTATCAAGGACAAGTATGGGTCAAAATGATAAATAGGTTTAAAATgtatttgaaattaattttagtattttatttattaatctcCTTTTAAGGAAGCTTCATTGAAGATCACAAGAAAGAAAAGTACAAGAACCAACTCCCAAATGATATTGTGGAATGCTTTAATTGTTGCCCCATTGACCTAATTTGAGCACTAATCTTGATTCTACATGGGGTGTTTAGGTCCACTAATCATAGGACTCTAACATGATTTTTTTGACTATGATCCTTTGTTTCTTCTATTTTGTATACCATCTTTATACATTTTCTTTCACTCTAGTATACAAGATTAGAACATTAAtcaaatttctttaaatataacaactaaaatcttgaaaataatttGGGAGATATGTCCTTGAACTAAGAAGATGAGAATCGTTTCAACTACTCAGAACAACACAAATTCTGAACTTCATAAGAATTTTAGTAAGATTTGTTCATCTTTGGGGATAGTAGGGTAGGCCTAATTAATCCGCCCCCCTTCTCTATTCTCTACAAGTCTAGGTTAATTAAGTCGatgatgttgaatttgatgacaaaagaagaaaaactaaaattgtATCTTGAAAATTATGGATTGCCACGTTAACTCGTTCTCGAGTCAAGAGTCTCATTATTGATCAAGGAAGATACAATTTATTGAAAATCGATTGAATCGAATTCAATCTTTAataagtaataacaaaatattgatGGCTAAGAAAATTCACTTATCATATGATAtactacaaaaatcaatttaacatatGTTGTATATTGtaataaataaagtaacatAGTTGTAGGACCCTTAAGGAACATGTCACAAATCAAACTCTTAGTCAGATTATAGGAATAAGTCCCTTTCAATCttccatatatataaatagtatatataaaGATTGTAAAACAAATgtaaatatttgaaaagaaaagaaaaaacatagaTTTTTTGGGGGTCCATTGGATCTATGATTTTGATGGGCCAAAAGTCCAAATCCATAACCAAAATAGAAGATTTTGATACTTAAGAGGAATCTtaggaaattttattttatggtcAAAATAAAGGTCAATGTTTTTTGGACCCTAGAGACCAACATCCCActaaatatatatcatttttgcttATGTGAAAGCAACCTTTATAAGAGGGTTAAATTATCTACTTggatttaaattttcataatttgcaCCATGATTGTTTTCACATGAATTCCAACTTCAATCATGCTTCTAAACCTCTTTTTATTATAACAATTCTCAGAGTAATTCAGATTTGTATTgttataatatatcaaaaaaaatattttttattaagttttttatttattttgaaatatgatTTGAATTTAAGATTTATGATTGAAGGTAATATATAGAATTGCATTGGTTTATCTACGCTCTTTTGATAATGCTTCTAATAGTTTTTGtttattcattataatattttggTATTCGTATTTTATTAGTTGGACTCCTATTTATATTACGtaagatacattaaaaagacaCACATATTTAACAAGAACTTTTCTTTCTATGACTTAAATAGAAGAGTTTTAGTTAATAATCGAAAAGTCTCATCTATTTCACCACATTCCTAATTACGCTaccattaatatatatatatatatatattgaataattttaatatctATCAAAACACCCTaaatttctatcttttttcttttatcaaaggcTATAGCTTGTATGCCTTCCTTGTTACCGACaatttattatagtataagctatctttttatataaaagataaataagcttttattatttaattaacactTTATGTTATCATCTCATTAAATTACCTAATTATGACAAATCAAGTTTATATAGTATAAATAATCGATCTAGATAAGTTTTTTACTAATGAAATGATAGttccttttcaaaaaaattttatgattattaattagatgtttttggataaattatatatttatacacgTTATCAAATaaagatattataattttttttaccattAATAGATTTTAACCTGTAATAAAagtataacttttttttactaGATTCTCAAGAGAGTTACATGCAATTACTTAAATAAACAAtctaattatatttgaaaattccTTTTACACAATCAGTGctagaaatcaaaattttatattattatttgttgtttgaatgttataaaaaaaataaaaagaaaaggagaatgGCCTAACTTTCAATTCAAGTATGTGGggacatattttttataaataaataaattttatttttagactaAGGTAGCTATGAAACACCAAACAAATTGGTCTCCACATGGGGGgtctatattaaaaaatattttttagttaaatcaacgattaatatttccttttcaacaGCTAATCCTAGTCAACTTTGAATGAAGCAGACATTTTTTATCCTGTCCCTTACCTAATAAACAGTAAATTAAAGCAAATTCTCTATTTCTTAATCATTTCTAATCACATCATTAGTCCCATTAACTAATCCTCAACAGTTTTCTTAATTACACAGCAAGGTTTTCTGGGAATTGAAAAGATGTTTAAGAGACATAATTATAGTATTAAAAATTCcacatgtgattttttttataacattttaaagttttaccggtaagaattatatatatatattttttttgttgatgatgATCGTAGATTTAAAATACAGATACTATAAATTctgcataaaaaatataataaatcatatatcacaagcataaaaagatcaaaattgcagattaaaatttatacataataGAATGATTACAAATGCTAATATATgtcaattttttctatatttattaaagTTCCGAAATGAATAAGGATTTTATTATACCAAATCCAATCCAACCCTACTTATTCAAGGTTAATATTTGTACTAGGTGTTtatgcaaaataataataataatataacctTTACATTAAAACACTATAATGAAAATACATATCACTTATCTATAGTTAAGTATAAAAtctgaatatataaatatgtgtcttaattatatcattttaattCGATACGCTAAATTTTTACCCAACCTTCACTTTGGCCCCTTGTTATGGTGATTAAACAATCAAAACCTTcttacatcttttttttttcgaagTTATATAAAAACATCTTCCTTCTTTAGAAAAATGATCTATAAATCACtttcaaaaatggaaaaaaattgcactatatattttattaaagaagACAAGAATTCTCTAGTTAGAAAGATCAAACAAAACTTTTATTCCAATTTAAAATACACTTCTTGAAATTGGCCCAACATATTTCTtgataaaataaagtttttaataGGCACATATATTGACAAAGACccaaaagtataaatataaaactaaattaggtataaaatattttttaggatatatttgACAAGTACCCTTTTCTCCTATATTTTTGTACTTCAAAGTGAAATCATCATTGACTATTTATATATACCttctatttaaacaaaaaaagaagaagtttttttttttttttttactatacaCCATGTATTTCAAAATAAGTATGAAAATTATTCTATGATAAATTATTGGTGGATATTGATTGTAcatgtaatttataaatatgtaaataatgTCGATAGTAAAATTAGAATGTATATAGTTATATctttttataacaatatttcACTATAAGTCTATAATGaataatgttatattatgtattaTCTTTAGCAATATTTCAATatagatattaaaaatatttaaacaaactatgtttgattttgatgcaAGCTCCTATTTTGACATAAGTCAttcttttctatcattttttattGGTTGTAAGAGAAAcgatttttttatcttttctaatGGTGACTTAATTGTGGTGAATCTAACTTTTTATAAAACTCAAATGGGCATTTAAAATTGTAAAAcattcataataaattatataatcatCCGCACCCCATCTAAAttggaaggaaaaaaataataagataaaattaaaataaagatggGAATATTACCTCTTCAGAAAAAGAATGGTCactctaatttaaaaaaattaataagtcaaaaaatacAGGTGTCATTCGTTAAAGCTAggcataattaattaaattttaattgattaattatgaattagCAGACACACGAATGCACATAAATAGAATACTATTGGTTTGTCTCCATATTCATTGTCCTCTTTaatgttaaaaagaaaaagaaaaaaaaaagttgaagcaaagtttttaatttatttttatagtattaAGATCCTAATCTAagattactatttaattaattatgttaatgtTCCTCATCACTAATTAGAGCCTAAAATAATTTTGCTGACAGATTGGTGCTCTTTAAGCATCTCTACATtactaaaaaaagtaattaatagAGTCTTGATTTTTGTAATTAACTTGCATAATCCACATTTGATGATACATTGATAATAATCAAATAGCTTTGACTTCTATCGCGAAC is part of the Solanum pennellii chromosome 8, SPENNV200 genome and harbors:
- the LOC107026955 gene encoding 3-oxoacyl-[acyl-carrier-protein] synthase I, chloroplastic-like; its protein translation is MSSITYSNLILKKTESRISGGSHLQYNGLRAIETVKLTANSASCKPKAVKCGRIRAMASPAVSAPKRETDPKKRVVITGMGLVSVFGSDIDNFYNKLLEGQSGISLIDSFDASNYSVRFAGQIRDFSSEGYIDGKNDRRLDNCWRYCLVAGKRALDDANLGQQVLETMDKTRIGVLVGSGMGGLNVFSDGVEALLQRGYKKISPFFIPYSITNMGSALLAIETGLMGPNYSISTACASANHSFCAAANHIRRGDADIMVTGGTEAGVTATGVGGFIACRALSQRNDDYEKASRPWDTNRDGFVVGEGSGILVMESLEHALKRGANIIAEYLGGAATCDAHHMTDPRPDGLGVSSCITKGLLDARISPEEVNYINAHATSTLAGDLAEVNAIKKVFKDTSEIKMNGTKSMIGHGLGAAGGIEAIATIKAITTGWLHPTINQHELEPRVTIDTVPNVKKQHEVNVGISNSFGFGGHNSVVVFAPYRP